A single region of the Halorussus gelatinilyticus genome encodes:
- a CDS encoding alpha/beta fold hydrolase translates to MGRERGLLRGSEGRYPYVTFGSGPRTLVVFAGLSDAFQPERPARYLGLLLERYYYRLFADEFTVYVVGRRRNLPAGTTTREMAAEYADLLDAHDIAPADVLGVSLGGLVAQYLAADAPDLVDRLVLGVSGHRVGEAGRRTLRRWAEWADRGWWFDAYIDSIPVTYTGYRRWLYPPLIRTVGRLLLSEPAAVSDVAVSCRACLDHDATDRLGDVDAPTLVVGGTEDHFFPPEILRETAAAVPDARLELVDGTGHGAFEERKRAFDRTVKAFLTA, encoded by the coding sequence ATGGGACGCGAACGAGGTCTCCTTCGCGGTTCCGAAGGCCGATACCCCTACGTGACGTTCGGCTCCGGTCCCCGAACCCTCGTCGTCTTCGCGGGACTGAGCGACGCCTTCCAACCCGAGCGCCCGGCCAGGTATCTGGGCCTCCTGCTCGAACGCTACTACTACCGGCTGTTCGCCGACGAGTTTACGGTGTACGTCGTCGGCCGACGACGGAACCTGCCCGCCGGCACGACGACCCGCGAGATGGCCGCGGAGTACGCCGACCTGCTGGACGCGCACGACATCGCGCCCGCCGACGTGCTGGGCGTCTCGCTCGGCGGACTCGTCGCCCAGTACCTCGCGGCCGACGCGCCGGACCTCGTGGACCGACTGGTCCTCGGGGTCTCGGGCCACCGCGTCGGCGAGGCCGGACGCCGGACCCTCCGTCGGTGGGCCGAGTGGGCCGACCGCGGGTGGTGGTTCGACGCCTACATCGACTCGATTCCGGTGACGTACACCGGCTACCGGCGGTGGCTCTACCCGCCGCTGATTCGGACCGTCGGACGACTCCTCCTCTCGGAACCGGCCGCCGTCTCGGACGTTGCGGTGTCGTGCCGGGCGTGTCTCGACCACGACGCCACCGACCGACTCGGCGACGTGGACGCGCCGACGCTGGTCGTCGGCGGGACCGAGGACCACTTCTTCCCGCCGGAGATTCTGCGCGAAACCGCCGCGGCGGTCCCCGACGCGCGCCTCGAACTCGTAGACGGCACGGGCCACGGCGCGTTCGAAGAGCGAAAGCGCGCGTTCGACAGGACGGTGAAGGCGTTTCTGACGGCGTGA